In one Sphingomonas hankookensis genomic region, the following are encoded:
- a CDS encoding tetratricopeptide repeat protein — protein sequence MNGWLILALLLIAIFGLLVMARVAKPLWGFVGATLMLGAAGYAWQGSPTLAGVPRAAERKFEAPDIAADDLRDAIWGRFTYDYAYAVAADGLARAGAAQAAVNAVLGGLQGAPNSGRLWTRLGTAILAHDGGQVLSPAARTAFARGIATAPDHPGPYFYYGMALIQTGDLPGAKRAWLAALARTPRNASYREDLAMRLVLLDRLMAMRPTAPAR from the coding sequence ATGAACGGTTGGCTGATCCTCGCGCTGTTGCTGATTGCCATCTTCGGGCTGCTGGTCATGGCGCGTGTCGCAAAGCCGTTATGGGGCTTTGTTGGCGCCACGCTGATGCTGGGCGCGGCAGGCTATGCGTGGCAGGGGAGCCCGACCCTGGCCGGCGTGCCGCGCGCGGCGGAGCGTAAGTTCGAGGCACCCGATATCGCGGCAGACGATTTGCGCGACGCGATCTGGGGGCGCTTTACCTATGATTACGCCTATGCGGTCGCGGCCGATGGTCTTGCCCGCGCGGGAGCGGCCCAGGCGGCGGTAAATGCGGTGCTGGGCGGGTTGCAGGGTGCCCCGAACAGCGGGCGGTTGTGGACCCGGTTGGGCACGGCGATCCTTGCCCATGACGGCGGGCAGGTACTCTCGCCCGCTGCCCGCACCGCCTTTGCCCGTGGGATCGCAACGGCGCCGGATCACCCCGGCCCCTATTTCTATTACGGCATGGCGTTGATCCAGACGGGCGACCTGCCCGGCGCGAAGCGAGCATGGCTCGCGGCGCTGGCGCGCACGCCGCGCAACGCATCCTATCGCGAGGACCTTGCGATGCGGCTGGTCCTGCTCGACCGGTTGATGGCAATGCGCCCGACCGCCCCGGCCCGATAG
- a CDS encoding DsbE family thiol:disulfide interchange protein: MNRRLLWLPLLAFVAIAGLFAWMLPQHSDRQVRSRLVGKPLPQFSLAPAAPGKPGLTTAMFQAGKPRLLNVFGSWCVPCAAEAPQLAKLAQAGATIDAIAIRDTPADVARFLSTNGDPFAAIGDDRNSSVQLALGSSGVPETFVIDGQGRIAHQHIGAIRDEDVPVLLDKLKSAR; the protein is encoded by the coding sequence ATGAACCGTCGCCTGCTCTGGCTTCCGCTGCTCGCCTTCGTCGCGATTGCCGGGCTGTTCGCGTGGATGCTGCCGCAGCACAGCGACCGGCAGGTGCGTTCCCGACTGGTCGGCAAGCCGCTGCCCCAGTTCAGCCTGGCCCCGGCCGCTCCGGGCAAGCCGGGATTGACGACCGCGATGTTTCAGGCCGGCAAGCCGCGGCTGTTGAATGTCTTCGGCAGCTGGTGCGTGCCCTGCGCCGCCGAAGCACCGCAGCTGGCGAAGCTGGCACAGGCGGGCGCGACGATCGACGCCATCGCGATCCGCGATACGCCGGCCGATGTTGCGCGGTTCCTGTCGACCAATGGCGATCCCTTTGCGGCGATCGGCGACGATCGCAACAGTTCGGTGCAGTTGGCATTGGGATCGTCCGGCGTTCCGGAAACCTTCGTCATCGACGGACAGGGACGGATCGCGCACCAGCATATCGGGGCGATCCGCGACGAGGATGTGCCGGTCCTGCTCGACAAATTGAAGTCCGCCCGATGA
- a CDS encoding Crp/Fnr family transcriptional regulator: MMTLSSDIADRPATPVSEGGENRLLAALTTSDRALLAPDLERVSLVVGDTLLTVDQSIDYVYFLEGGIAAVLEVIDGERQHAVGLLGADGYVGWPILLGDDRSPHDVVLRAEPGTALRIPADRLLAAVERSDTLRAALLRFIQVFLIQMGRTVVSALSHPVERRLARWILLYHDRVRGDEISMTHEEFRLMLAVRRSSITDALHRLEETLAIKSVRGRVIVRDREKLLEMAAMTYGPPEEAYQRLVGTPGN, from the coding sequence ATGATGACCCTATCGAGTGACATTGCCGACCGCCCTGCCACCCCGGTCAGCGAAGGCGGCGAAAACCGGCTGCTCGCCGCGTTGACGACGTCGGACCGCGCCCTGCTCGCCCCCGACCTCGAACGGGTCTCGCTGGTCGTCGGGGACACTTTGCTCACCGTCGATCAGTCGATCGATTATGTCTACTTCCTCGAAGGCGGGATCGCCGCCGTGCTGGAAGTCATCGACGGCGAACGGCAGCATGCCGTGGGCCTGCTCGGCGCGGACGGCTATGTCGGCTGGCCGATCCTGCTGGGCGACGACCGGTCGCCGCACGACGTCGTGCTGCGCGCCGAACCGGGCACGGCGCTCCGGATACCGGCCGATCGGCTGCTCGCGGCTGTCGAACGCAGCGATACGCTGCGCGCCGCGCTACTCCGCTTCATCCAGGTGTTCCTGATCCAGATGGGCCGGACGGTCGTGTCGGCACTGTCGCACCCGGTCGAACGGCGGCTGGCGCGTTGGATCCTGCTGTACCACGACCGGGTACGCGGTGACGAAATCTCGATGACGCATGAGGAGTTTCGGCTCATGCTGGCGGTCCGCCGCAGCAGCATTACCGACGCGCTGCATAGATTGGAAGAAACGCTCGCCATCAAATCGGTCCGCGGCCGGGTGATCGTCCGCGACCGCGAAAAGCTGTTGGAGATGGCGGCCATGACCTATGGCCCGCCTGAGGAAGCCTATCAGCGACTGGTCGGCACCCCCGGCAACTGA
- a CDS encoding DUF3072 domain-containing protein, which produces MTDHPNPKSEPFSNAEKDPDDWTTGDEPMTGAQASYLKTLSEEAGEPFDDSLTKADASKAIDALQAKTGRGA; this is translated from the coding sequence ATGACCGACCACCCGAACCCCAAGAGCGAACCCTTTTCGAATGCCGAAAAGGACCCGGACGACTGGACGACCGGCGACGAACCGATGACCGGCGCCCAGGCGTCCTATCTGAAGACGCTAAGCGAAGAAGCGGGCGAGCCGTTCGACGATTCGCTGACCAAGGCGGATGCGTCCAAGGCGATCGACGCGTTGCAGGCAAAGACCGGGCGCGGCGCCTGA
- a CDS encoding heme lyase CcmF/NrfE family subunit: MIAEAGLAALWLAAAMALLQLAMAAIALTSREAEPPAIVRELLAAVRPVAVAQGLLAAGAFAALIVLFARTDLSVLLVAENSHSAKPMLYKIAATWGNHEGSMLLWVTVLAVAGAGIALFERLLATRTHAATLAAQAAIAAGFYAFLLFASNPFARLSPVPRDGLGLNPLLQDPGLAFHPPTLYLGYVGLSVAFSFAVGALITRDVGRDFARAMRPWVLGAWIFLTIGITAGSYWAYYELGWGGWWFWDPVENASLMPWLAATALLHSVTVLATRDGLRAWTIMLSVVAFSMSMVGTFLVRSGILTSVHAFAVDPTRGGFILALLILYIGGALALFAFRVGTVRQGALFEPVSREGGLVLNNLLLSVILGIVLIGTLYPLVAEAFGVQLSVGPPFFNRAAGPIALLLVAGMAVGPLLRWRRDRGAAVLRRVAVPAGVTLVVLIAAVAFVDSGWLPKFGLALAAGLAAASVLPLVGRSPWRTPLPIWGMVVAHLGIAVSLAGMASDSAFTQERLVAAAPGEHHKVGPFDVRFDGIKPVVGDNWSAVQGRLTVTRGAGGAFVMRPEQRFFANPPTETSEAALATYWDGQLYAVLGRDDAGGRRQLRLWWKPFVTLIWAGGGLIALGGAIALVGRVRRRQAR, from the coding sequence ATGATTGCCGAGGCTGGTCTTGCCGCCTTGTGGCTGGCGGCGGCGATGGCGTTGCTGCAACTGGCGATGGCGGCGATCGCGCTGACGTCGCGCGAGGCGGAGCCGCCGGCGATCGTGCGGGAGTTGCTGGCGGCGGTGCGGCCGGTCGCGGTAGCGCAGGGGCTGCTGGCGGCCGGGGCGTTTGCGGCGCTGATCGTGCTGTTCGCGAGGACCGACCTGTCGGTGCTGCTGGTCGCCGAAAATAGCCATTCGGCCAAGCCGATGCTGTACAAGATCGCGGCGACCTGGGGCAATCACGAAGGGTCGATGCTGCTGTGGGTCACGGTGCTGGCGGTGGCCGGGGCGGGGATCGCGCTGTTCGAACGGTTGCTGGCGACGCGTACCCATGCCGCGACGCTGGCAGCGCAGGCGGCGATTGCGGCCGGCTTCTACGCATTTCTGCTGTTCGCCTCCAATCCCTTTGCCCGGCTGTCGCCTGTACCGCGCGACGGGCTGGGCCTCAACCCGTTGTTGCAGGACCCCGGCCTCGCCTTCCATCCGCCGACGCTCTACCTCGGCTATGTCGGGTTGTCGGTGGCATTTTCCTTCGCGGTCGGCGCGCTGATCACCCGCGATGTCGGCCGTGATTTCGCGCGGGCGATGCGGCCATGGGTGCTGGGGGCGTGGATTTTCCTGACGATCGGGATCACGGCGGGCAGCTACTGGGCCTATTATGAGCTCGGCTGGGGCGGCTGGTGGTTCTGGGACCCGGTCGAGAATGCGTCGCTGATGCCGTGGCTGGCGGCGACCGCGCTGCTCCATTCGGTGACGGTGCTAGCGACGCGCGATGGGCTGCGGGCATGGACGATCATGCTGTCGGTCGTCGCCTTTTCGATGTCGATGGTCGGTACGTTCCTGGTGCGATCGGGCATTTTGACCAGCGTCCACGCCTTTGCGGTCGATCCGACGCGGGGCGGGTTCATTTTGGCGCTGCTGATCCTCTATATCGGCGGAGCATTGGCGCTGTTCGCGTTCCGGGTCGGGACGGTGCGGCAGGGGGCGTTGTTCGAGCCGGTTAGCCGCGAGGGCGGGCTGGTGCTCAACAACCTGCTGCTGTCGGTCATCCTCGGCATCGTGCTGATCGGGACGCTGTACCCGTTGGTCGCGGAGGCGTTCGGGGTGCAGCTCTCGGTCGGGCCGCCCTTCTTCAACCGCGCCGCCGGGCCGATCGCGTTGCTGCTGGTTGCGGGCATGGCGGTCGGGCCGTTGCTGCGGTGGCGCCGGGATCGGGGCGCGGCGGTGCTGCGCCGGGTCGCGGTGCCGGCCGGGGTGACGCTGGTCGTGCTGATCGCGGCGGTCGCGTTCGTCGACAGCGGGTGGTTGCCGAAGTTCGGGTTGGCGCTGGCCGCCGGGCTGGCGGCCGCCAGCGTCCTGCCGCTGGTCGGGCGGAGCCCGTGGCGGACGCCGCTGCCGATCTGGGGCATGGTCGTCGCGCATCTGGGCATCGCGGTCAGCCTAGCGGGCATGGCGAGCGACAGCGCGTTTACGCAGGAACGGCTGGTCGCCGCTGCGCCGGGCGAACACCACAAGGTCGGACCGTTTGACGTGCGCTTCGATGGGATCAAGCCGGTGGTCGGCGATAACTGGTCGGCGGTGCAGGGGCGGCTGACCGTCACGCGCGGAGCGGGCGGGGCGTTCGTGATGCGGCCCGAACAGCGCTTCTTCGCCAATCCGCCGACCGAAACGAGCGAGGCGGCGCTGGCGACCTATTGGGACGGGCAGCTCTATGCCGTGCTCGGCCGCGACGATGCCGGCGGGCGGCGGCAATTGCGGCTGTGGTGGAAGCCGTTCGTGACGCTGATCTGGGCCGGTGGCGGATTGATTGCTTTGGGCGGGGCGATCGCGCTGGTCGGGCGCGTGCGGCGGCGGCAGGCGCGATGA
- the ccmD gene encoding heme exporter protein CcmD encodes MNHWAFIAAAYGVTLGGIAAITIASWVAMRRAERG; translated from the coding sequence ATGAACCATTGGGCGTTCATTGCGGCGGCGTATGGGGTCACGCTGGGCGGGATCGCCGCGATCACCATTGCTTCATGGGTGGCGATGCGCCGCGCGGAGCGGGGATGA
- the ccmE gene encoding cytochrome c maturation protein CcmE — protein MSPKRQRMTLALLAVVAIVGAVLLAMSALGEEAAFFYAPADAAAAPIDKPVRLGGMVAAGSVRRAADGVTIHFTVTDGKATVPVRFAGIVPDLFREGSGVVAEGRFVAGGGFVADNLLAKHDERYMPPQVAGKMHKSESTAP, from the coding sequence ATGAGTCCGAAACGGCAACGCATGACGCTGGCTTTGCTGGCGGTGGTCGCGATCGTCGGCGCGGTGCTGCTCGCCATGTCGGCGCTGGGTGAGGAAGCGGCGTTCTTCTACGCACCCGCCGATGCCGCCGCCGCGCCGATCGACAAGCCGGTGCGGCTGGGCGGGATGGTCGCGGCAGGATCGGTCCGTCGGGCGGCAGATGGCGTGACGATCCATTTCACCGTGACCGATGGCAAGGCGACCGTGCCGGTGCGCTTCGCCGGGATCGTCCCCGACCTGTTCCGCGAAGGATCGGGCGTCGTGGCCGAGGGACGGTTCGTGGCAGGCGGCGGGTTCGTCGCCGACAATCTGCTCGCCAAGCACGACGAACGCTACATGCCGCCGCAGGTAGCGGGCAAGATGCACAAGAGCGAGAGCACCGCCCCATGA
- the kynU gene encoding kynureninase, with translation MTLIEAGASDAADPLHSVRDRFALPEGVIYLDGNSLGALPRTTPARLQQVATQQWGDGLIRSWNAHDWIGAARRIGAKIAPFIGAQPDEVVVADSTSANLYKLLVAALKARPGRATILSEPGNFPTDLYIADGAAWSVGDARIRTVPVDTIVDAIDDDVAVVMLTHVHYKSGAMLDMAGITAAAQARGALVLWDLSHSVGAVPLDLTGCNADLAVGCGYKYLNGGPGAPAFLYVAKRHHATLRSPLSGWLGHAAPFDFSDDYAPAADISRFQCGTPPILALAALEEGIAQFDGVDRDALIAKSRALGDSCIALVEARCPELTLISPRDAARRGSHVSFRHPHAYAICQALIDRGVIGDFRAPDALRLGFAPLYIGFADVWRAVDILRRILDDRSWDDPRYHARNAVT, from the coding sequence ATGACGCTGATCGAAGCGGGGGCCAGCGACGCCGCCGATCCGCTGCACAGCGTCCGCGACCGCTTCGCTCTGCCCGAGGGCGTGATCTATCTCGACGGCAATTCGCTCGGCGCTCTCCCGCGCACCACCCCGGCGCGGTTGCAGCAGGTCGCGACGCAGCAATGGGGCGACGGGCTGATCCGCAGCTGGAACGCGCATGACTGGATCGGCGCAGCGCGGCGGATCGGGGCGAAGATCGCGCCGTTTATCGGCGCACAACCGGACGAGGTGGTGGTCGCCGATTCGACCTCCGCCAACCTGTACAAGCTGCTGGTGGCGGCGTTGAAGGCACGGCCGGGGCGCGCCACGATCCTGTCCGAACCCGGCAACTTCCCGACCGATCTCTACATCGCCGATGGCGCCGCGTGGAGCGTCGGCGATGCGCGGATCAGGACCGTGCCGGTCGACACCATCGTCGACGCGATCGACGACGATGTCGCCGTCGTGATGCTCACCCATGTCCATTACAAGAGCGGCGCGATGCTCGACATGGCCGGCATCACCGCCGCCGCGCAGGCACGGGGCGCGCTGGTGCTGTGGGACCTCAGCCACAGCGTCGGCGCGGTGCCGCTCGACCTCACGGGCTGCAACGCCGACCTGGCGGTCGGCTGCGGCTATAAATATCTGAACGGCGGCCCCGGTGCGCCCGCCTTTCTCTACGTCGCAAAGCGTCACCATGCGACATTGCGATCGCCCTTGTCGGGCTGGCTGGGCCATGCCGCACCGTTCGATTTCAGCGACGATTACGCCCCGGCCGCCGACATTTCGCGCTTCCAATGCGGGACACCACCGATCCTCGCGCTTGCCGCGCTAGAAGAGGGAATTGCGCAATTCGACGGCGTCGACCGGGATGCGCTGATCGCCAAGTCCCGCGCGCTCGGCGACTCCTGCATCGCGCTGGTCGAGGCGCGATGCCCGGAGCTGACGCTCATCAGCCCGCGCGATGCCGCCCGGCGCGGCAGCCATGTATCGTTCCGCCATCCCCATGCCTATGCAATCTGCCAGGCGTTGATCGATCGCGGCGTGATCGGCGATTTCCGCGCGCCCGACGCGCTGCGGCTGGGGTTCGCGCCGCTCTATATCGGCTTTGCCGATGTGTGGCGGGCGGTCGATATCCTGCGGCGAATTCTCGACGATCGCAGCTGGGACGATCCCAGATACCATGCCCGCAACGCCGTAACCTGA
- the ccmC gene encoding heme ABC transporter permease CcmC → MPSLHALANPRRFLAIARPLTPILVGAGAALFAFGCWAGLTQTPADYLQGESVRILYVHVPAAWLGMGGWSSLAIASIVYLVWRHPLAAVAARAIALPGALFTALCLVTGSIWGRPTWGTWWQWDGRLTSMLLLFFVYLAYLALARADADRDGDGRIPALFGIAGTALLPVIRYSVLWWRTLHQGPSITLTKSTIDPTILWPLFFTAGGASLLFGGVVLMRMRTDLARIKAEARMRRRAAA, encoded by the coding sequence GTGCCGAGCCTTCACGCCCTTGCCAATCCACGACGATTCCTAGCGATCGCCCGCCCGCTGACCCCGATCCTGGTCGGGGCGGGGGCGGCGTTGTTCGCGTTCGGTTGCTGGGCCGGATTGACGCAGACCCCGGCGGATTATCTGCAGGGCGAGAGCGTCCGCATCCTCTATGTCCATGTACCCGCCGCGTGGCTGGGGATGGGCGGATGGTCGAGCCTGGCGATCGCCAGCATCGTCTATCTGGTCTGGCGGCACCCGTTGGCGGCCGTTGCCGCGCGCGCGATCGCGTTGCCTGGGGCGCTGTTCACCGCGCTGTGCCTGGTGACCGGTTCGATCTGGGGGCGACCGACCTGGGGGACATGGTGGCAATGGGACGGGCGGCTGACGTCGATGCTGCTGCTGTTCTTCGTGTATTTAGCCTATCTGGCACTCGCCCGTGCCGATGCCGATCGCGACGGCGACGGGCGTATCCCGGCACTGTTCGGTATTGCCGGGACGGCATTGTTGCCGGTCATCCGCTATTCGGTGCTGTGGTGGCGGACGCTGCATCAGGGGCCGAGTATCACGCTGACCAAATCGACCATCGACCCGACGATCCTGTGGCCGCTGTTCTTCACGGCGGGCGGCGCGAGCCTGTTGTTCGGTGGGGTCGTGCTGATGCGGATGCGGACCGATCTGGCCCGGATCAAGGCGGAGGCGCGGATGCGTCGGCGGGCGGCGGCATGA
- a CDS encoding ferritin-like domain-containing protein has protein sequence MQNDPILQVLEACDQRRNARREFMRYAGGAAIATAGASVLAACSDSGGGFITPGPTPTPTPTATTALTDADVLNFALNLEYLEAQFYSFAATGAGLPNSSLSGTGTQGAVSGGRQVTFTDPLVARYAREIAADEIAHVNFLRTALGSAAVAQPAIDIGVTATSAFSNAARAAGLIGAGAAFDVYANDENFLLGAFIFEDVGVTAYKGAVGFVSNKTFLEAAAGIHAAEAYHAGLVRTVLYRKGVATPSLIDATEAISTARDSLDGSSDLDQGIRATGSGNATASNIVPTDGSGIAFSRTPGQVLNIVYLDRTAKTAGGFFPNGVNGTIRSSAAN, from the coding sequence ATGCAAAACGATCCGATCCTGCAGGTCCTCGAAGCCTGCGACCAGCGGCGCAACGCGCGTCGCGAGTTCATGCGCTATGCCGGCGGTGCCGCGATCGCCACGGCGGGCGCATCGGTACTGGCCGCGTGCAGCGACAGCGGCGGCGGCTTCATCACCCCCGGGCCGACGCCTACGCCGACCCCGACCGCGACGACGGCGCTGACCGATGCCGATGTGCTGAACTTCGCGCTGAACCTCGAATATCTCGAAGCGCAATTCTATTCCTTTGCCGCGACCGGCGCGGGCCTGCCGAACAGCAGCCTGAGCGGAACGGGCACGCAAGGGGCGGTCAGCGGCGGGCGGCAGGTGACGTTCACCGATCCGCTGGTGGCGCGCTATGCGCGTGAAATCGCGGCGGACGAAATCGCGCACGTCAACTTCCTGCGCACCGCGCTCGGGTCGGCGGCGGTGGCGCAGCCGGCGATCGATATCGGCGTGACCGCGACCAGCGCCTTTTCGAATGCGGCACGCGCCGCCGGGCTGATCGGGGCGGGCGCGGCATTCGACGTGTACGCCAATGACGAGAACTTCCTGCTTGGCGCGTTCATCTTCGAAGATGTCGGCGTCACCGCCTATAAGGGTGCCGTCGGTTTCGTCAGCAACAAGACGTTCCTTGAGGCGGCGGCGGGCATCCATGCGGCGGAAGCCTATCATGCGGGCCTGGTCCGGACCGTGCTGTACCGCAAGGGCGTGGCGACTCCGTCGCTGATCGACGCGACCGAAGCGATCTCGACGGCGCGCGACAGCCTCGATGGCAGCAGCGACCTCGACCAAGGGATTCGCGCGACCGGCAGCGGCAATGCAACCGCGTCGAACATCGTGCCGACCGATGGCAGCGGCATCGCGTTCAGCCGGACTCCGGGACAAGTGCTGAACATCGTCTATCTCGATCGGACGGCCAAGACGGCAGGCGGGTTCTTCCCGAACGGCGTCAATGGCACGATCCGCTCCAGCGCGGCGAATTAA
- a CDS encoding cytochrome c-type biogenesis protein, with the protein MRALFVLALLIAPPALAQSRVPPPALADTQLADPAQERAAKALMETLRCLVCQGQSIADSDADMAADMRALVRQRIAAGERPVAVRDWLIERYGNYVSYDPPLSGATGPLWLAPIVLLAIGGLLARRSLKGRRR; encoded by the coding sequence ATGAGGGCGCTGTTCGTCCTGGCGCTGCTGATCGCGCCCCCGGCGCTGGCCCAGTCGCGTGTGCCGCCTCCGGCACTGGCCGATACGCAACTGGCCGATCCGGCCCAGGAGCGAGCGGCCAAGGCATTGATGGAAACGCTGCGGTGTCTCGTCTGCCAGGGGCAGTCGATCGCCGACAGCGACGCCGACATGGCCGCCGACATGCGCGCACTGGTCCGGCAGCGGATCGCAGCGGGGGAGCGGCCGGTCGCGGTGCGCGACTGGCTGATCGAACGCTATGGCAACTATGTCAGCTATGACCCGCCGCTGTCGGGTGCGACGGGGCCGCTATGGCTGGCGCCGATCGTGCTGCTGGCGATCGGTGGTCTGCTCGCCCGGCGCAGCTTGAAGGGGCGTCGGCGATGA
- a CDS encoding dicarboxylate/amino acid:cation symporter: MAKRLTTFILIALVAGLVLGWALNAGLDDGGGAGTATLKNIAYYLSAVTTVFLRLIKMIIAPLVFSTLVVGIAHMGDSSSLGRVGLRSFGWFVMASFISLMLGLLLVNLLQPGVGLGLPVPPVTAATGVDKPAFDFVKFVGHIFPASGIEAMATNEILQIVIFSLFIGVALTAVGDKGKPLVRALEGLVAVMLQVTDYVMRFAPFAVFAAVTATLAERGPGIIGDLAYFMGSFYLGLATLWTVLIGIAFAIIGPRVKMLLRYLRDPILLGFSTASSEAAYPRTLEALDRFGVPPRIASFVLPLGYSFNLDGSMMYMTFASIFIAQAYGIDLSWGQMFLMLLVLMVTSKGIAGVPRASLVVIAATLGMFNIPEAGLLLILAIDHFLDMGRTATNVVGNAIAASVIAKWEGGFDPPESPEIEPLPTPSGQPRTDVPDSFRDMGGPPPSAH, translated from the coding sequence ATGGCCAAGCGGCTTACGACTTTCATTCTCATCGCGCTGGTGGCGGGGCTCGTGCTCGGCTGGGCGCTGAATGCCGGGCTGGACGATGGCGGCGGCGCCGGCACCGCGACGCTGAAGAATATCGCCTATTATCTGTCCGCCGTGACCACCGTGTTCCTGCGGCTGATCAAGATGATCATCGCGCCGCTCGTCTTCTCGACGCTGGTCGTCGGCATCGCGCATATGGGCGACAGTTCGTCGCTGGGCCGGGTCGGGCTGCGGTCGTTCGGCTGGTTCGTGATGGCCAGCTTCATCTCGCTGATGCTCGGGCTGTTGCTGGTCAATCTGTTGCAGCCGGGCGTGGGTCTGGGCCTGCCCGTCCCGCCGGTCACCGCCGCGACCGGCGTCGACAAGCCGGCATTCGATTTCGTGAAGTTCGTCGGCCATATCTTCCCCGCCTCGGGCATCGAGGCGATGGCGACGAACGAGATCTTGCAGATCGTCATCTTCTCGCTGTTCATCGGCGTCGCGCTGACGGCGGTCGGCGACAAGGGCAAGCCGCTGGTCCGCGCGCTCGAAGGGCTGGTCGCGGTGATGTTGCAGGTCACCGATTACGTCATGCGCTTTGCCCCGTTCGCGGTGTTTGCGGCGGTGACGGCGACGCTGGCCGAACGGGGACCGGGGATCATCGGCGACCTCGCCTATTTCATGGGCAGCTTCTACCTCGGCCTCGCCACGCTATGGACGGTGCTGATCGGCATCGCCTTCGCCATCATCGGCCCGCGCGTGAAGATGCTGCTGCGCTATCTGCGCGATCCGATCCTGCTCGGCTTTTCGACCGCCTCGTCGGAGGCCGCCTATCCGCGCACGCTGGAAGCGCTCGACCGGTTCGGCGTACCGCCGCGCATCGCCAGCTTCGTGCTGCCGCTCGGCTATTCGTTCAACCTCGACGGGTCGATGATGTACATGACCTTCGCGTCGATCTTCATCGCGCAGGCGTACGGCATCGACCTCAGCTGGGGACAGATGTTCCTGATGCTGCTGGTGCTGATGGTCACGTCGAAGGGGATTGCCGGTGTCCCGCGCGCCAGCCTGGTGGTCATCGCCGCGACGCTCGGCATGTTCAACATCCCCGAAGCCGGGTTGTTGCTGATCCTTGCCATCGACCATTTCCTCGACATGGGCCGCACCGCGACCAATGTCGTCGGCAATGCCATCGCCGCCAGCGTCATCGCCAAATGGGAGGGCGGGTTCGATCCGCCCGAATCGCCGGAGATCGAACCGCTGCCGACCCCGTCGGGACAGCCGCGCACCGACGTGCCCGACAGCTTCCGCGACATGGGCGGCCCGCCGCCCTCCGCGCACTGA